One window of Pleurodeles waltl isolate 20211129_DDA chromosome 3_1, aPleWal1.hap1.20221129, whole genome shotgun sequence genomic DNA carries:
- the NUFIP2 gene encoding FMR1-interacting protein NUFIP2 gives MAVSNLDTRYNIKQIVQAGGSFLGRGPIKTKNVIQKTIGDKKNVKVYENKQKDILTVGKTEVVPLPNGLLKNDSGCVANGCGGQTADKDGSGSESGYNSPKKRKSQRNEDLGLLHDRVMQLEAASLAFTEDPENFKSDPVLEREGSQLAYTKASWRYEAGDSVRGKPGAAEVQRKNSDGKPNLGKKLDERLKCKQPIAGTSGASSKDDSWTLFKPPPVFPVDNSSAKIVPKISYASKVKENLNKVAQTQTLLLCSSSHSSSSSSSSSGEAQLQTSGRLSHVPMSAMKSVTSASFSNGPVLAGTDGTSYSPGGQAMLNSTANTLVSTSASAACRDINTAVVAVEQKTNLFIYPSNMQSVLAGMTPADISGQTNQQSLGEIFQNKWGLSFINEPSAGPESAAVQTVDEMDLTFQENYADGLLSNNDENMSVGQRVVFPKAYELDKRTSPPVLSSLLKSGITNLEAVLTNEPHHIGELQKTDAGIPDALVFLSKDYEIDSLRASPSHALLASAKEQRCPGSMEKNHSLGTFDPRAAIMYHTREMESIWHLQKQDPKRVIVYDEAMDPAAH, from the coding sequence ATGGCAGTCAGCAACTTAGACACCAGATACAACATCAAGCAGATTGTCCAGGCTGGTGGCTCTTTTCTGGGGAGAGGACCAATCAAAACTAAAAATGTCATTCAGAAaaccattggtgacaaaaagaatgTGAAAGTTtatgaaaataaacaaaaggatatccTTACTGTGGGCAAAACAGAGGTTGTGCCTTTACCCAACGGTCTACTGAAAAACGATTCTGGATGTGTTGCCAATGGTTGTGGAGGGCAGACTGCTGACAAAGATGGGAGTGGATCGGAGAGTGGCTACAATTCACCCAAGAAACGCAAATCTCAACGCAATGAGGATCTGGGTTTGCTGCATGACAGGGTAATGCAGCTGGAAGCTGCCAGCCTTGCGTTCACAGAGGATCCAGAGAATTTCAAATCTGATCCAGTTTTGGAACGTGAAGGCAGCCAACTTGCTTACACTAAAGCCTCCTGGAGGTATGAGGCTGGGGACTCGGTCCGCGGGAAGCCTGGAGCTGCAGAGGTACAAAGAAAAAATTCTGATGGCAAGCCTAACCTTGGTAAAAAGTTGGATGAGCGACTCAAGTGCAAACAACCTATAGCAGGTACTTCTGGTGCGTCCTCAAAAGACGATTCATGGACTCTCTTCAAGCCTCCCCCTGTGTTCCCTGTAGACAATAGTAGTGCGAAAATAGTTCCGAAGATAAGTTATGCAAGTAAAGTGAAAGAGAATCTCAACAAAGTAGCCCAAACACAGACACTTCTGTTGTGTTCCtcttcgcactcatcctcctcttcatcttcaTCTAGTGGGGAGGCCCAACTGCAGACTTCAGGCCGTCTGTCGCATGTCCCCATGTCTGCCATGAAATCAGTCACATCTGCTAGTTTTTCTAATGGTCCGGTTTTGGCAGGGACTGATGGTACAAGTTATTCCCCAGGTGGCCAGGCCATGCTCAACAGTACTGCCAATACTTTGGTTTCAACGTCTGCCTCTGCAGCCTGCAGGGACATCAACACAGCTGTTGTGGCTGTTGAACAAAAGACCAATCTTTTTATTTATCCTTCCAATATGCAATCTGTACTGGCCGGCATGACACCGGCTGATATTTCTGGCCAGACTAATCAACAGAGCCTAGGGGAGATCTTCCAAAACAAGTGGGGGCTATCGTTCATCAATGAGCCTAGTGCTGGTCCAGAGTCTGCGGCTGTGCAAACTGTGGATGAAATGGACCTCACATTTCAGGAGAATTATGCTGATGGTCTTTTATCCAACAATGATGAAAACATGTCCGTGGGACAAAGAGTGGTTTTTCCCAAAGCCTATGAACTTGACAAACGGACTAGCCCTCCTGTTCTAAGCAGCTTGCTGAAGTCTGGAATCACAAATCTGGAAGCTGTTTTGACCAACGAGCCACACCATATAGGTGAACTGCAGAAAACGGATGCAGGTATTCCAGATGCATTAGTGTTTCTTTCCAAGGACTACGAAATAGATTCTCTTCGGGCTTCTCCATCACATGCTTTGTTAGCCTCAGCCAAAGAACAACGGTGCCCAGGAAGCATGGAGAAGAACCATAGTTTGGGTACCTTTGACCCAAGAGCTGCTATTATGTACCACACTAGAG